CATCTTGCGAATGTCTTCGGCAATGCCCGCGATTTCGGCGGCATTCCACACATCGTCGAGCGTAGCGGACGGAGTGGAAATGGAAATGTTCGAAGCGATGTCGCCCATGAACAAGCTGCCATCCTGCATAACGGCGCCAATGTGACGGCGCAGCGACTTCAAGTCGACGCGGCGCACGTCGTATGGGCCATACGAGATACGCCCGCGTTCGGGCATCTCGAAGCCCAGCAGCAAGCGCATCACCGTGGACTTCCCGCAGCCGCTTGCCCCCACCAGAGCCACGTATTCCCCCGGCTTCACGCTAAACGAGAGGTTCTTGAGCACGTAGGGCTGGGTATCGCCATAGCGAAAGGACACGTCGGCCACTTCGACGCTACCCGTGATTGACTCCACCGACGGCTTGCCCTCGGATATCTCGGGCTGCGCGTCGAGGATGGGCGAAATGGAATTGAGCATGGGCTTGATGCGGGCCATCTCGTCGCTAATCTGAGCCAGCGTAAGGACGGCCGCGCTCATCTGACCATACGCGGCATTGAACGCCATGTAGTTGTCAACCGTCACGCCAGAGGCGCCCGCCAGATAGTACATGGCGATAAGGCCAAGAAGCCCAATGAAGGTAACGATGGGCACAACCGCGCGCGTAACGGCGGGGCGGTTGTAAGCCGAACGAGCATACTCCGAATAGCTATGCGCCCACTTGGAGAACGCACGATCCTCGGCACCTGCGAGCTTGATCTTCCGCACGCCATTGAGCAGGGCAGTTACCTCGCCCGACAAATGAGCCGACGCTTCGACGGTGGCAACTTCGAAACGCGCCGTAAGTGACGTGATGAACACCACCGCAAGCACCTGCAGCGCCATCGTGATAAGGGCGGGGAAGGTGAGCGCCGGGGCAAATGCCCCAATCTGGAGCACGTAGACAAGCGAAATGAGCGTCGTAAGCGCGCTGCCCAGCATGACCGACGTAAAATGCTGCGTGAAGAGCGTGACATTCGCAACGCGGCTCGCCAGATCGCCCGACGAGTATTTCCTGAAGAAGGCATTCGGCAACGAGAGAACGCGCGCGAAGGCAGCCGATTCGGCAAGCATGTCGAGCTTCAACGATATGCGCTGCATTATCAAATTACGACAGGCGGTTATGAGCACCGTGGAAATGGTCATGCCCAGCAAAAACGCCGCAATGGGCAAAATGAGCTCGGACTGTCCCGACGGCGCAACTACGCCAAAGGCGACCTTATTGGCCCACGCGGGAAGGAATCCCATGAGCGCAACGGCGAGAGCGGCCACGCACACAAGCATGTAATCGTTGAACCTAAACGCGCCTATGATGAACATCATCAAGTCGCGTACGGCAAGGGGC
This genomic stretch from Denitrobacterium detoxificans harbors:
- a CDS encoding ATP-binding cassette domain-containing protein → MTRWIESQIETRAKLDSEMTERAYAELAASVSNPQNAPHFSVNDVEQVDGASRACLRFLGIHAGHVPDDITDVEERLDWLCRPTGTMRRRVQLTDGWQDEAFGAMLGRLDTGEAVALLPRGVHGYCYLEPGTGIKRKITAKNAKHFETDAILFYKGLPNRPLAVRDLMMFIIGAFRFNDYMLVCVAALAVALMGFLPAWANKVAFGVVAPSGQSELILPIAAFLLGMTISTVLITACRNLIMQRISLKLDMLAESAAFARVLSLPNAFFRKYSSGDLASRVANVTLFTQHFTSVMLGSALTTLISLVYVLQIGAFAPALTFPALITMALQVLAVVFITSLTARFEVATVEASAHLSGEVTALLNGVRKIKLAGAEDRAFSKWAHSYSEYARSAYNRPAVTRAVVPIVTFIGLLGLIAMYYLAGASGVTVDNYMAFNAAYGQMSAAVLTLAQISDEMARIKPMLNSISPILDAQPEISEGKPSVESITGSVEVADVSFRYGDTQPYVLKNLSFSVKPGEYVALVGASGCGKSTVMRLLLGFEMPERGRISYGPYDVRRVDLKSLRRHIGAVMQDGSLFMGDIASNISISTPSATLDDVWNAAEIAGIAEDIRKMPMGMQTLVSEGAGGVSGGQRQRIMIARAVCGGHRILLFDEATSALDNVTQRHVVDSLASLKCTRIVIAHRLSTVRYCDRIIVLNEGRVAEEGTYEELIQKHGLFAGLVERQRLDT